From the Lolium rigidum isolate FL_2022 chromosome 2, APGP_CSIRO_Lrig_0.1, whole genome shotgun sequence genome, one window contains:
- the LOC124688074 gene encoding uncharacterized protein LOC124688074: protein MNGNGSNCPLRCARLHPLLCSDPRKRPRPLTSPPVAPHPPPLYKATPSFLIAYRTPPPIHAPRLPLWRANFFAGVPTAATTSRRILRLSATIFSRFSEDSGRHHHHLHARRSALGPGDFHLVDVSLRSCAQSQVSLMTSEND from the exons ATGAACGGAAACGGCAGCAACTGCCCGCTTCGATGCGCCAGACTGCACCCCCTCCTCTGCTCGGACCCCAG GAAACGGCCGCGGCCATTAACGTCGCCTCCCGTTGCTCCACATCCTCCCCCTCTGTATAAAGCCACACCGAGTTTCCTCATTGCATATCGCACTCCTCCACCGATCCACGCCCCCAGGCTGCCCCTGTGGAGGGCGAATTTCTTCGCCGGAGTTCCGACGGCCGCAACGACGTCTCGTCGAATTCTCCGG CTGTCCGCCACCATCTTCAGCCGATTCTCCGAGGATTCCGgaaggcatcatcatcatcttcatgcaaggAGAAGCGCCCTAGGCCCTGGTGACTTCCACTTAGTCGACGTCTCTCTCCGCAGCTGCGCACAATCTCAAGTCTCGTTG atGACGAGTGAGAACGACTAG